CTTCACCTCGGCGCTCTTTGAAGCCATCGCCATCGTCCTCGTCATCAGCTTTATCAGCCTTGGCCTCAGGGCCGGCATGGTGGTTGCCGTCTCCATTCCACTCGTGCTGGCCATTACCTTTGTCTACATGGAATACACGGGCATTTCGCTGCAACGTATTTCGCTTGGTGCACTCATCATCGCGCTTGGTCTGCTTGTTGATGACGCGATGATCGCCGTCGAGATGATGGTGGCGCGGCTGGAGGTCGGAGACGATCTCAGGAAAGCCGCAACCTACGTTTACACGTCGACCGCTTTTCCGATGCTGACGGGAACGCTGGTCACTGTCGCGGGCTTTATTCCCGTCGGCCTCAACAATAGCGCCGCGGGTGAATTCACCTTCACGCTGTTCGTGGTGATTGCCGTTTCGCTCATCGTGTCGTGGATCGTCGCGGTTCTCTTCACGCCGCTTCTCGGCGTGACAATCCTTCCGAAGACAATGAAATCCCACCATGAAAAGAAAGGTCGCTTCGCTTCTGCTTTTTCATGGCTTCTTGGTAGGGCGCTGCGCTGGCGCTGGGTCACGATCATCATGACCATCGCACTGTTTGGTCTTTCCATCGCGGGCATGAGTTTGGTCCAGCAACAGTTTTTCCCCTCATCCGACCGCGTCGAACTGATCGTCGACTGGAACCTGCCGCAGAACAGTTCGATTGCGGAAACCAACCGCCAGATGGCGAAGTTCGAGCAGGACATGCTCGCCAACAACCCTGATGTCGACCATTGGACAACCTATGTCGGCGAAGGCGCCCCGCGCTTTATCTTGTCCTTCGACGTTCAGACCCCTGACGTGACCTTCGGTCAGACGGTGATCGTTACCAAGGGGTTGGATGTGCGCGACAAGGTCCGCGCGGACCTGCAGGAGTATCTCAACCGGACATTTGCCGGTACGGATGCCTTCGTGAAATTGCTTGATATCGGGCCCCCGTCGGGAAACCGGTTCAATATCGGCTGAGCGGTCCTGATATTCAGAAGGTCCGCGAACTTGGCCAGCAATTGTCCGGCATCGTCGGAGACCACCAGTTGCTTTCCAATCTCGTGATGGATTGGAACGAGCCGACGCGTGTGGTGAAGGTTGATGTCATCCAGGACAAAGCCCGCCAGCTCGGTGTTTCCTCGGAAGATATCGCCAATGCCATGAACAGCATTGTCGAGGGCTCCACCGTCACCCAGGTCAGGGATGACATCTATCTCGTGAACGTCGTGGCGCGCGCGCAGCTGGCGGAGCGCGGTTCGATCGAGACGTTGCAGAACCTGCAGCTGCCGGCGACCAATGGAAAGGCAGTACCACTCTCCGCAATTGCAAACTTCCGCTATGAGCTGGAGCAGCCGACCATCTGGCGTCGCGACAGGATTCCGACCGTTACCGTCAAGGCAGCCATTATTGGCCCGACACAACCCGCCACGATCGTGGAACAGTTGAAGCCAAAGCTCGAGGCGTTCGAAAAGACACTTCCCGTCGGTTACAAGCTCGAAATCGGCGGCTCGGTGGAGTCCAGCGCGGATTCGCAGGCTCCGATCGTTGCCGTGGTGCCTTTGATGCTGTTTGCGATGGCGACAATCCTGATGGTTCAGCTTCAGAGCTTCAGCCGCCTGTTCCTCGTCTTCGCCGTCGCGCCCACGGCATTGATCGGCGTTGTGGTGGCGTTGCTCGTCTCCAATGCGCCGATGGGCTTCGTTGCCATTCTCGGGGTCTTGGCGTTGATCGGCATCCTCATTCGCAACTCGGTCATTCTAGTGGTGCAGATCGAGCATTTGAGGAGCGAGGGCGTCTCGGCATGGCATGCCGTCATCGAAGCGACCGAGCACCGCATGCGGCCAATCATGTTGACGGCGGCAGCGGCAACGCTTGCGCTCATTCCCATATCGCGGGAAATCTTCTGGGGGCCGATGGCCTATGCGATGATGGGCGGGATTGTGGTGGGCACGGCGCTGACGCTGCTCTTCCTTCCGGCGCTCTATGTCGCGTGGTTCCGGATCCCGCGTGAAGATGACAAACCGGAGGCATCTAAAGTCACGGCATAATTTCGCCTCTGGTTTGGGGGCGGTGATGCACCGGCGCTCGCCCCAACAAAAATATCAACCCTCGTTGTTCCGGCAGGCCGGATAATGATAGGAAGGTCGGCTTAGCAGCGAGAGCGGCAGCCGACCTTTCCCGTTTGGACCGTCTCGCTGGCGTAATGGTGCGGACATATCGAGAATGTGGAGGATGTTTATATGGGCGGATTGACGGATTGGCTTGCAGACGCGCAGCCGATCAACCGCAAGAACGCCGCAGAAGCGGTCTTCGAAGATATCCGTTCCGCCATCACGTCTGGCCAGCTTGGGGTCGGCACGCGCCTGCCCTCGGAAGCCCATCTCGCAACGCGCTATGGCGTCAGCCGTCCGATCATCCGTGAGGCATTGCGATCTCTCCAGACGCTGGGCCTGACGCAAACGCGCACCGGCAGCGGCACCTACGTCATGACGCTGGCGCCACCCTCGGAATTGAATTACGGCGCTTATTCCGCGCGCGATCTCATTGAAGCGCGCCCGTTCATCGAAGTCCCGGCGGCAGGTTGGGCGGCCTTGAGGCGCACGGATGCGCAATTGCAGGTCTTGCTCGATCTCTGTAGCCGCATGGAAACCGAGGAGAGGCCGCATCCCTGGGTGCTGCTGGACGGCCAGTTTCACTGTGCCATCGCGGAAGCCTCTGCCAACCGTCTCTTTGCGAAGGTGGTGTCGGATGCCCGCGAAGCCGTCGCCCAACAATCGGGAATGGTGAACCTGATGGCCGGTCGCCGCGTCGCTTCGAATTTCGAGCACCGCCGGATTGTCGAGGCAATCCGGCGGGGTTCAGCGCCCGAGGCGCGGGAGGCAATGGAACTCCACCTTGGTCAGGTGAAGCAGGTTGTGACCACCATCATTGGCGAAGATCGGCTTCGCCAGCCGTGACCAGCGTTGGCAGGTTGGCAAGGTGTCGCGGGCTCAGCGCCTGCTGCAACTGCGCCTCCGTGAGATAGCCACGCTCCAGAACCACCTGCGGCACGGTGCGACCACTCGCAAGGGCCTCCTTGGCGACATCGGTTGCCGCATAATAACCGATCAGCGGGTTGAGCGCCGTGGCGAGACCGATCGATTCCTCCACGCGCTGCGCCATGATTGCCGGATTGGCGACAATGCCGTCTACGCATTTTTCTGCCAGCGTACGGCAGGCGGCGCTGAGTTGGCTGATGCTCTGGGATAGCGCGCGCACCATGATGGGTTCAAAAGCATTCAGTTGCAGCTGTCCCGCTTCCGCCGCCATCGTGATGGTGATGTCGTTGCCGATGACGGCATAGGCCACCTGGTTCACCACTTCGGGAATGACCGGATTGATCTTGCCCGGCATGATGCTGGAGCCCGCCTGAACGGAGGGAAGGGTGATTTCGCCAATCCCGGCGCGCGGGCCTGACGAAAGCAGGCGAAGGTCGTTGCAGGTTTTGGAGAGCTTGACCGCGACGCGTTTCAGCACGCCGGAAAGGTGCACGAAGGCGCCGGGGTCCTGGGTGGCTTCGATGAGGTCGGCAGCCGTCACCAGCGGCCGCCCGGTCAGTTCCGCCAGATGGCGGCAGGCAAGCTCGGCATAACCGCGCGGTGCGTTGAGCCCGGTACCGATGGCCGTGGCGCCAAGATTGATCTCGTGTAGAAGGGCTGCCGATTCGATGAGGCGTGCCTGATCCTCTCCCAGCATCACAACGAAGGTCCGGAATTCCTGACCGAGCGTCATCGGCACCGCGTCCTGCAATTGGGTGCGGCCGATCTTGATGAAGCCGGCAAATTCCTGCGCCTTGCGGTCGAACGCCTCCTTCAGCACGCCCATCGAGGCGGC
This sequence is a window from Agrobacterium tumefaciens. Protein-coding genes within it:
- a CDS encoding aspartate ammonia-lyase; this encodes MLKPVEDIVSVTRKEHDLLGPKEIPAEVYWGVHTARAVENFKITGVTIGHNPYLVRGLAYVKEAAARANHELGLLDKERMEAIAEACREIRAGALHEQFVVDEIQGGAGTSTNMNANEVIANRALELLGHEKGDYTHLHPNDHVNLSQSTNDAYPTAVNVGLIESIDDLAASMGVLKEAFDRKAQEFAGFIKIGRTQLQDAVPMTLGQEFRTFVVMLGEDQARLIESAALLHEINLGATAIGTGLNAPRGYAELACRHLAELTGRPLVTAADLIEATQDPGAFVHLSGVLKRVAVKLSKTCNDLRLLSSGPRAGIGEITLPSVQAGSSIMPGKINPVIPEVVNQVAYAVIGNDITITMAAEAGQLQLNAFEPIMVRALSQSISQLSAACRTLAEKCVDGIVANPAIMAQRVEESIGLATALNPLIGYYAATDVAKEALASGRTVPQVVLERGYLTEAQLQQALSPRHLANLPTLVTAGEADLRQ
- a CDS encoding FadR/GntR family transcriptional regulator, with protein sequence MGGLTDWLADAQPINRKNAAEAVFEDIRSAITSGQLGVGTRLPSEAHLATRYGVSRPIIREALRSLQTLGLTQTRTGSGTYVMTLAPPSELNYGAYSARDLIEARPFIEVPAAGWAALRRTDAQLQVLLDLCSRMETEERPHPWVLLDGQFHCAIAEASANRLFAKVVSDAREAVAQQSGMVNLMAGRRVASNFEHRRIVEAIRRGSAPEAREAMELHLGQVKQVVTTIIGEDRLRQP